A window from Culex pipiens pallens isolate TS chromosome 3, TS_CPP_V2, whole genome shotgun sequence encodes these proteins:
- the LOC120417540 gene encoding plancitoxin-1: protein MRVALLALLHLSIWLHQTGSTELGCRDENGNLVDWYYLYKLPEKVAAGRSETAGLHYTFVTAGQPSAGWQLSARNVNESESIPGRTVGPVLGAKNLLAVLYNDEPPEGKTDGLRGHTKGVVATDGTSGFWLIHSVPMYPPELGQEYHYPNTGRMYGQSFLCVSFGADQMDAIGGQLVLNEPHVYSYHVPDELRERFPKLVEATRMKTDSNPPHWNVLQMRSRAGVTFNSFAKNRYFKKELYADLIAPSLQSNLLVESWQHGAGNLPSDCSKPKWTVLNIEGVTIGQQFRFETLQDHSKWAVSGDSERRFICVGDINRQEHQKVRGGGSVCSELPDVVAAYAGSVGSVESCPKPRFDFSFLRFI, encoded by the coding sequence ATGCGCGTTGCACTTTTAGCACTGCTGCATCTCTCGATATGGCTCCACCAAACCGGTTCCACGGAATTGGGCTGCCGCGACGAGAATGGCAACTTGGTCGACTGGTACTATCTGTACAAACTGCCGGAAAAAGTGGCGGCGGGTCGATCGGAGACCGCTGGCCTTCACTATACCTTTGTGACCGCGGGTCAGCCTTCCGCTGGTTGGCAGCTGTCCGCACGGAACGTGAACGAAAGCGAGAGTATTCCAGGCCGTACGGTGGGACCGGTGCTGGGTGCAAAGAATTTGCTGGCGGTGCTGTACAACGATGAACCTCCGGAGGGCAAAACCGACGGGCTGCGAGGTCACACGAAGGGAGTGGTGGCTACCGATGGGACTAGTGGGTTCTGGTTGATCCACTCGGTGCCAATGTATCCGCCGGAGCTGGGTCAGGAGTATCACTATCCGAACACGGGTCGGATGTACGGTCAGAGCTTTCTGTGCGTAAGCTTCGGAGCGGACCAGATGGATGCGATCGGGGGTCAACTGGTGCTGAACGAACCGCACGTGTACTCGTACCACGTTCCGGACGAGCTGCGCGAGCGCTTTCCCAAGCTGGTGGAGGCAACCCGGATGAAGACGGACTCGAATCCACCCCACTGGAACGTCCTGCAGATGCGATCCCGAGCTGGGGTGACGTTCAACTCGTTTGCCAAGAATCGCTACTTCAAAAAGGAACTGTACGCCGACTTGATTGCTCCGTCGCTGCAGTCGAACCTGCTCGTGGAATCGTGGCAACACGGGGCCGGAAATCTACCCAGCGATTGTTCCAAGCCAAAGTGGACCGTCCTGAACATCGAGGGCGTCACCATTGGACAACAGTTTCGCTTTGAAACGCTGCAGGATCACTCCAAGTGGGCCGTGTCGGGCGATTCGGAACGACGTTTTATCTGCGTTGGCGACATTAATCGGCAGGAACATCAGAAGGTTCGCGGCGGAGGAAGCGTCTGCAGCGAGCTGCCGGACGTGGTGGCCGCGTATGCCGGGAGTGTCGGCAGCGTTGAGAGCTGTCCCAAACCGCGGTtcgattttagttttttaagatttatttaa
- the LOC120417541 gene encoding uncharacterized protein LOC120417541: MDYDADGDAEQDQEVSNETVGPANGSVRCFFRVFKRKYGSQQMTADERFGVWLVRAHSIDEFRTSLWELVRPHVKRAIEVVQPGDGGRIGYAFRWGGPADPSEEDAPQFVTFCEKKNKKVYTWNHITSTHTLKRWQDHEIILVIHEYSTALKTKAVYQIALNTFLAAGLKAVAKASSKPVAKKPAAVKRPVLPPAADGYSFRDEVRAMRETFSQMRSLMNILDSRLSLLEQKCDEATIVPVSMDTTEEAAEDPLVNFSLKVEMLDCDEDEEDD, from the exons ATGGACTACGACGCTGACGGCGACGCCGAGCAGGACCAGGAAGTGTCCAATGAAACCGTCGGGCCGGCGAATGGCTCCGTCCGGTGTTTCTTCCGGGTGTTTAAGCGAAAGTACGGCTCCCAACAGATGACCGCCGACGAGCGGTTCGGCGTGTGGCTTGTCCGCGCCCACAGCATCGACGAGTTTCGCACCAGTCTGTGGGAGCTGGTGCGGCCCCACGTAAAGCGCGCCATCGAGGTGGTGCAGCCGGGGGATGGGGGCAGAATTGGGTACGCGTTCCGTTGGGGCGGACCGGCCGACCCGAGCGAGGAAGATGCGCCACAATTTGTCACGTTTTGCGAGAAGAAAAATAAGAAG GTCTACACGTGGAACCACATCACCAGCACACACACGCTGAAGCGGTGGCAGGATCATGAGATCATCCTAGTCATTCACGAGTACTCAACGGCACTTAAAACCAAAGCCGTCTATCAGATCGCGCTGAATACCTTTCTTGCGGCGGGTCTGAAGGCGGTGGCGAAGGCCAGCAGCAAACCCGTAGCGAAGAAACCTGCCGCGGTCAAAAGGCCGGTGCTTCCGCCGGCCGCCGACGGGTACAGCTTCCGGGATGAGGTTCGAGCGATGCGAGAGACGTTCTCCCAGATGCGAAGTCTCATGAACATCCTGGACAGCCGGCTCTCGCTGCTGGAGCAAAAGTGTGACGAAGCGACGATTGTCCCTGTTAGCATGGACACGACTGAGGAAGCTGCCGAGGATCCGCTGGTGAATTTTAGTCTCAAGGTGGAAATGCTCGACTGTGATGAAGACGAGGAAGACGACTAG
- the LOC120417530 gene encoding transmembrane protein 68: MLLAGTTMGTVAEELITLNNEAVKNSTIFSYIGQYVDLDYSIWLYRLLTPLLLTFILPSLFVLLIYFSISICYVFKLHRRFILQVYNDGDFNGWDVARTILSVLWDAHGWIFHGYEVCGLENLPETGPALIIYYHGAIPIDMYYLVARIYLKRSRLIYTVGDRFLEKLPGWNLMGRIMKVSPGSIQSCSSVLKEGNLLSIAPGGVYEAQFGDNNYELLWRRRIGFAKVAIESKAPIIPMFTENLREGFRSVGFAQSLFIRLYNAVRFPVRPVYGGFPVKFRTHLGEPIPYDPTLTPEQLQERVAYAVERLINKHQRIPGSILHGLKDRFVSRPDKRD, translated from the exons ATGCTGCTAGCGGGTACAACAATGGGCACAGTCGCAGAGGAGCTTATAACGCTGAACAATGAAGCCGTCAAGAACTCGACGATCTTTAGCTATATAG GTCAGTACGTCGACTTGGACTATTCGATTTGGTTGTACCGATTGCTGACCCCGTTGCTGCTTACCTTTATCCTGCCGTCCCTCTTTGTGTTGCTGATTTACTTTAGCATATCAATTTGCTACGTATTTAAGCTACATCG CCGCTTCATCCTTCAGGTGTACAACGACGGCGACTTCAACGGGTGGGATGTGGCCCGGACGATTCTTTCGGTGCTGTGGGACGCCCACGGGTGGATCTTCCACGGGTACGAGGTGTGCGGGCTGGAAAACCTCCCCGAAACCGGCCCAGCCCTTATCATCTACTACCACGGAGCAATCCCCATAGACATGTACTACCTAGTCGCGCGGATCTACCTGAAACGATCCCGCCTCATCTACACCGTCGGAGACCGCTTCCTGGAGAAGCTGCCCGGCTGGAACCTGATGGGCCGCATCATGAAGGTCAGCCCCGGCTCGATCCAGTCCTGCTCCAGCGTCCTCAAGGAAGGCAACCTCCTGTCGATCGCCCCCGGCGGTGTCTACGAGGCCCAGTTCGGCGACAACAACTACGAACTCCTGTGGCGCCGTCGAATCGGCTTCGCCAAGGTGGCCATCGAATCCAAAGCCCCCATCATTCCAATGTTCACGGAGAACCTGCGCGAAGGCTTCCGCTCGGTCGGCTTTGCCCAGTCGCTGTTCATCCGGCTGTACAACGCGGTCCGCTTTCCCGTCCGGCCCGTGTACGGAGGCTTCCCCGTCAAGTTCCGAACCCACCTGGGGGAGCCCATCCCGTACGATCCGACGCTCACGCCCGAGCAGCTGCAGGAGCGGGTCGCGTACGCTGTCGAAAGATTGATCAACAAGCACCAGCGAATACCGGGCAGCATCCTGCACGGCTTGAAGGACCGGTTCGTGTCGCGGCCGGATAAGAGGGACTAA